Proteins encoded by one window of Bauldia sp.:
- a CDS encoding HAD-IA family hydrolase, which yields MLYAFDCDGVLVDSEVIASQVDAEMLTSVGFKIAPEEVTVRFAGLTSVAIHDIVEKEIGRKLPGDFLPKQKEALDRRLARDLKIVEGAKEMLYRLEGPRCICSNSTTERLTIELNKVGLADRFTHVFSAVEVGDLQPKPSPNVYAFAAKSFGVNPREMIVLEDSVFGVTAAKAAGARVIGFTGGAHTWLGHADLLVEAGAETVIHRFSEFAKVAEAVMSWEGME from the coding sequence ATGCTCTATGCGTTCGACTGCGACGGCGTGCTCGTCGATTCAGAAGTGATCGCCTCGCAGGTCGATGCCGAGATGCTGACCTCGGTCGGCTTCAAGATCGCGCCCGAGGAAGTGACGGTGCGCTTCGCCGGGCTGACCAGCGTCGCCATCCACGACATCGTCGAAAAGGAGATCGGCCGGAAGCTGCCGGGCGATTTCCTGCCGAAGCAGAAGGAGGCGCTCGACCGGCGGCTGGCGCGCGACCTGAAGATTGTCGAGGGCGCGAAGGAGATGCTCTACCGGCTCGAGGGGCCGCGCTGCATCTGCTCCAATTCGACGACCGAGCGGCTGACGATCGAGCTCAACAAGGTCGGGCTCGCGGATCGCTTCACGCACGTGTTCTCGGCGGTGGAGGTCGGCGACCTGCAGCCGAAGCCGTCGCCCAACGTCTACGCGTTCGCGGCGAAGTCGTTCGGCGTGAACCCGCGCGAGATGATCGTGCTGGAGGATTCGGTGTTCGGCGTGACGGCGGCGAAGGCGGCAGGCGCGCGCGTCATCGGCTTCACCGGCGGGGCGCATACCTGGCTCGGCCACGCCGACCTGCTGGTCGAGGCCGGAGCGGAGACGGTGATCCACCGGTTTTCGGAGTTTGCGAAGGTGGCCGAGGCGGTGATGAGCTGGGAAGGGATGGAGTAG
- a CDS encoding site-specific DNA-methyltransferase: MGRLARKEAGSAAHLDTILKGDCIAEMAKLPAASVDLVFADPPYNLQLEGKLNRPDQSEVDAVTDDWDKFASFSAYDDFTRAWLLAARRVLKPNGTLWVIGSYHNIFRVGTALQDLGFWILNDIVWRKTNPMPNFRGRRFTNAHETMIWASRDPEGKGYTFNYDALKAANDELQMRSDWLFPICTGNERLKGGEGRKVHPTQKPEALLHRILLASSKPGDVILDPFFGTGTTGAVAKRLGRHFIGIEREDVYIEAATRRIAAVTPSSDAAIEISAGKRGEPRVAFGTLVETGLIAPGAILTDSSASHRAEVRADGTLRAGDHVGSIHRVGALVQGLEACNGWTYWHYANAPIDALRTIARRDMAAAGA; the protein is encoded by the coding sequence ATGGGTCGGTTGGCGCGGAAAGAGGCGGGCAGTGCGGCCCATCTCGACACCATCCTCAAGGGCGACTGCATCGCCGAGATGGCGAAGCTGCCGGCGGCAAGCGTCGATCTCGTCTTTGCCGATCCGCCCTACAATCTTCAGCTCGAAGGCAAGCTGAACCGCCCGGACCAGTCCGAGGTCGATGCGGTCACCGACGACTGGGACAAGTTCGCGTCCTTCTCCGCCTACGATGACTTCACCCGCGCCTGGCTGCTCGCCGCCCGCCGCGTGCTGAAGCCGAACGGCACCCTCTGGGTCATCGGCTCGTATCACAACATCTTCCGCGTCGGCACTGCGCTGCAGGATCTCGGCTTCTGGATCCTCAACGACATCGTCTGGCGCAAGACCAACCCGATGCCAAATTTCCGCGGCCGCAGATTCACCAACGCCCACGAGACGATGATCTGGGCGAGTCGCGATCCCGAGGGCAAGGGCTACACCTTCAACTACGATGCGCTGAAGGCCGCCAACGACGAGCTGCAGATGCGCTCCGACTGGCTGTTCCCGATCTGCACCGGCAACGAGCGGCTGAAGGGCGGGGAGGGGCGCAAGGTCCATCCGACACAGAAGCCGGAGGCACTGCTCCACCGCATCCTGCTCGCCTCGTCGAAGCCCGGCGACGTCATCCTCGATCCGTTCTTCGGCACCGGCACCACCGGCGCGGTGGCGAAGCGCCTCGGCCGCCACTTCATCGGCATCGAGCGCGAGGACGTCTACATCGAAGCTGCGACGCGCCGCATCGCTGCCGTCACGCCGAGCTCCGACGCGGCCATCGAAATCTCGGCCGGCAAACGCGGCGAGCCCCGTGTCGCCTTCGGCACGCTGGTCGAGACCGGCCTCATCGCCCCGGGCGCGATCCTCACCGACTCCAGCGCCAGCCACCGCGCCGAAGTCCGCGCCGACGGGACTCTCCGCGCCGGCGATCACGTCGGCTCCATCCACCGCGTCGGTGCGCTGGTCCAGGGGCTGGAAGCCTGCAACGGCTGGACCTACTGGCACTACGCCAACGCCCCGATCGACGCGTTGCGCACGATCGCGAGACGCGACATGGCGGCGGCGGGCGCCTGA
- a CDS encoding CehA/McbA family metallohydrolase, translating to MGTAAFASPGRFYRGNIHTHSTRSDGAFEPEEVCRLYRDSGYDFLCLSDHFVPKYGFPIVDTMPFRTNSFTTILGAEIHAPANSHGEVWHILAAGLPADFGHTAADESGVALAARARAAGAFVGIAHPAWSGLTIEDGRAMAGAAHAVEIFNNTCLLESGRGDGAYLLDQLLDEGRRLTAYAADDAHFKYDDGFGGWMMVKAEANEPEALLDAMKAGLFYSSQGPEIRDFAIEGGEAHIACSPAANVALVGRGTRVAHKIGRQQTGAVLPIEKFAGDWFRLVVTDAAGKSAWSNPVWL from the coding sequence ATGGGCACAGCCGCATTCGCATCCCCCGGCCGCTTCTACCGCGGCAACATCCACACCCACTCCACCCGCTCCGACGGTGCGTTCGAGCCGGAGGAAGTCTGCCGCCTCTATCGCGACTCCGGCTACGATTTTCTCTGCCTGTCGGATCACTTCGTGCCCAAGTACGGCTTCCCGATCGTCGATACGATGCCCTTCCGCACCAACAGCTTCACGACGATCCTTGGCGCCGAGATCCATGCGCCGGCGAACAGCCACGGCGAGGTCTGGCACATCCTCGCCGCCGGCCTGCCGGCCGATTTCGGGCACACCGCGGCGGACGAATCCGGCGTGGCGCTCGCCGCGCGCGCCCGTGCCGCCGGCGCCTTCGTCGGCATCGCGCATCCGGCGTGGTCCGGCCTCACCATCGAGGACGGCCGCGCCATGGCCGGAGCCGCGCATGCGGTGGAAATTTTCAACAACACCTGCCTGCTCGAATCTGGCCGCGGTGACGGCGCCTATCTGCTCGACCAGTTGCTCGACGAGGGCCGCCGCCTGACCGCCTATGCCGCCGACGACGCGCATTTCAAATACGACGACGGCTTCGGCGGCTGGATGATGGTCAAGGCCGAGGCGAACGAGCCCGAGGCCCTGCTCGACGCGATGAAGGCCGGCCTGTTCTATTCGAGCCAGGGCCCCGAGATCCGCGACTTCGCCATCGAGGGCGGCGAGGCGCACATCGCCTGCTCGCCCGCCGCCAACGTCGCGCTGGTCGGCCGCGGCACGCGCGTCGCCCACAAGATCGGCCGCCAGCAGACCGGCGCGGTCTTGCCGATCGAAAAATTCGCCGGCGACTGGTTCCGCCTGGTGGTCACCGACGCCGCCGGCAAATCGGCGTGGTCGAATCCGGTGTGGCTGTAG